One Streptomyces sp. B21-105 genomic region harbors:
- a CDS encoding MerR family transcriptional regulator, whose translation MSYSVGQVAGFAGVTVRTLHHYDDIGLLVPGGRSHAGHRRYEEADLDRLQQILFYRELGFPLEEVAALLDDPAADPRAHLRRRHELLTARIEKLQKMAEAVEHAMEAKQMGINLTPEERFEVFGDKDPEQHAGEAEQRWGGTEAYAETQRRVAGYTKEDWRRVKAEVDDWEQRYVALMTAGEAATGESAMDLAEEHRRHIGVWYFECSYEMHRCFAEMYVTDERFKAYYDSMRPGLAEHLKEAIVANAARHDA comes from the coding sequence GTGAGTTACTCGGTAGGACAGGTCGCCGGATTCGCCGGTGTCACGGTGCGCACGCTGCACCACTACGACGACATCGGCCTGCTCGTCCCCGGCGGGCGCAGCCACGCGGGTCACCGGCGCTACGAGGAGGCCGACCTCGACCGGCTGCAGCAGATCCTGTTCTACCGCGAGCTCGGCTTCCCGCTCGAGGAGGTCGCGGCCCTGCTCGACGACCCGGCGGCCGACCCGCGCGCGCACCTGCGCCGCCGGCACGAACTGCTGACCGCCCGGATCGAGAAGCTGCAGAAGATGGCCGAGGCCGTGGAACACGCCATGGAGGCGAAGCAGATGGGCATCAACCTCACGCCCGAGGAACGGTTCGAGGTCTTCGGCGACAAGGACCCGGAGCAGCACGCCGGGGAGGCGGAGCAGCGCTGGGGCGGCACCGAGGCCTACGCCGAGACGCAGCGCCGGGTCGCCGGCTACACCAAGGAGGACTGGAGACGCGTCAAGGCCGAGGTCGACGACTGGGAGCAGCGCTACGTCGCCCTGATGACCGCAGGGGAGGCGGCGACCGGCGAGTCCGCCATGGACCTGGCCGAGGAACACCGTCGGCACATCGGTGTGTGGTACTTCGAGTGCTCCTACGAGATGCACCGGTGCTTCGCAGAGATGTACGTCACCGACGAGCGCTTCAAGGCCTACTACGACTCCATGCGCCCGGGGCTCGCCGAGCACCTGAAGGAGGCGATCGTCGCGAACGCGGCGCGCCACGACGCGTGA
- a CDS encoding YbjQ family protein has translation MGIDDYGGGQGPEPDVLVVTTNDVPGFRVQQVIGEVFGLTVRSRHLGSQIGAGLKSMIGGELKGLTKTLVETRNQAMERLVEQARARGANAVLAFRFDVTEAADVGTEVCAYGTAVIVTRE, from the coding sequence ATGGGCATCGATGATTACGGCGGCGGGCAGGGCCCCGAGCCGGACGTACTGGTCGTCACCACGAACGACGTACCCGGCTTCCGGGTGCAGCAGGTCATCGGCGAGGTCTTCGGGCTGACGGTGCGCTCACGGCACCTGGGCAGCCAGATCGGCGCGGGCCTGAAGTCGATGATCGGCGGCGAGCTCAAGGGGTTGACGAAGACCCTCGTGGAGACCCGCAACCAGGCCATGGAACGGCTCGTCGAGCAGGCACGCGCGCGGGGGGCCAACGCCGTCCTCGCGTTCCGTTTCGACGTGACGGAGGCCGCCGACGTCGGCACGGAGGTGTGCGCGTACGGGACGGCCGTGATCGTGACCCGGGAGTAG
- a CDS encoding DedA family protein, producing the protein MTTLALGPEWITPDYLISTFGLVGILVIVFAESGLFAFLPGDSLLFTAGLLVADGKWIHQPLWLVCTLIVVAAVLGDQVGYLIGKFFGPKLFSRPDSKLFKKENLDKAHEFIERYGPKAIVLARFVPIVRTFAPIIAGAGRMKYRTFITYNVVGGILWGTGVTVAGYFLGQIDLIKENVEAILVLIVLISVVPVVIEVLKARKEARNASAAQEEPARHEPARQQAQHSPYGQSPVMDDATTQLRRIDQQQPYGDQGHREHQGHHGHQNGHGHQSGQDHQNGQGQTYENEYYGRPYPQQQQNPQQQYPQEWQQQPAQQQPPQQQQPYDGARHNGQYPHNQGY; encoded by the coding sequence GTGACTACCCTCGCCCTCGGCCCCGAGTGGATTACTCCGGACTATCTGATCTCGACGTTCGGCCTGGTCGGCATCCTGGTCATCGTCTTCGCCGAGTCGGGCCTGTTCGCCTTCCTGCCGGGCGACTCCCTGCTGTTCACCGCCGGTCTGCTGGTTGCCGACGGCAAGTGGATCCACCAGCCGCTGTGGCTGGTGTGCACCCTGATCGTGGTCGCGGCCGTCCTCGGCGACCAGGTGGGTTATCTCATCGGCAAGTTCTTCGGACCGAAGCTCTTCAGCCGGCCCGACTCCAAGCTCTTCAAGAAGGAGAACCTGGACAAGGCCCACGAGTTCATCGAGCGCTACGGCCCCAAGGCGATCGTGCTGGCCCGTTTCGTCCCCATCGTGCGCACCTTCGCGCCGATCATCGCCGGCGCCGGCCGCATGAAATACCGCACGTTCATCACGTACAACGTGGTCGGCGGCATCCTGTGGGGCACGGGCGTCACGGTCGCGGGCTACTTCCTCGGCCAGATCGACCTCATCAAGGAGAACGTCGAGGCGATCCTGGTCCTGATCGTCCTCATCTCGGTCGTCCCGGTGGTCATCGAGGTCCTCAAGGCCCGCAAGGAGGCCCGCAACGCCTCGGCCGCGCAGGAGGAGCCCGCCCGGCACGAGCCCGCCCGGCAGCAGGCGCAGCACTCGCCGTACGGGCAGTCCCCGGTCATGGACGACGCGACGACCCAGCTCCGCCGCATCGACCAGCAGCAGCCGTACGGCGACCAGGGCCACCGCGAGCACCAGGGCCACCACGGCCACCAGAACGGGCACGGCCACCAGAGCGGCCAGGATCACCAGAACGGCCAGGGCCAGACCTACGAGAACGAGTACTACGGCCGGCCGTACCCGCAACAGCAGCAGAACCCCCAGCAGCAGTACCCCCAGGAGTGGCAGCAGCAGCCCGCCCAGCAGCAGCCCCCGCAGCAACAGCAGCCGTACGACGGCGCCCGGCACAACGGCCAGTACCCCCACAACCAGGGGTACTAG